The Acidobacteriota bacterium genome contains the following window.
CGTTCTTCAGTGCAGCCTGCACAAAGCGAGGAACGACCATCCCGTATTGCCCGGTCTGACGCGGCCCAACGGTATTAAAAAGACGGCAGACGACGACAGGAAGCTGCGTTTCCTTCCAGTGAGCGAGAGCGAGGAATTCGTCGAGCGTTTTGGCACACGCGTAAGCCCAGCGGTGTTTGTCGGTCGCACCTGTGAGCAGGTCATCGTCCTCATTGAATGGAACTGAGATACCTTTGCCGTAGACTTCTGACGTGCTTGGAATGAGGACCCGTTTGCGGTAGCGTGAACAGAATTTCAAAACCGTATCGGTGCCGTGAAAGATCGTTTCGATCGTTTTCACCGGCTGCTCCATGATCAGCCTCACGCCGACGGCACTTGCCATGTGATAAACACGGTCGGTCTCGCGGATCAACTCTTCCATCAGTGCTGAGTTGAGAACCGTATCGATGATGAGGCGAAAGCCGGGTTTGTCTTCGAGATGGGCGATATTCGAATAACGCCCGGTCGAAAGGTCGTCGATGACCGTGATCTGGTGCCCTTCGGCGATCAGTTTGTCGGAAAGGTGGCTGCCGATAAAACCGGCCCCGCCTGTAATGAGAATTTTCATATCAATTGCAGCTAGCTTTAGCTAGTGGTTGGATCCTAGTTAGACCCGGGCTTTAGCCAAATTTCGGCTAAAGCCGACTACATCCTTATAAACTTATTCCACTAGCTAAAGCTAGTGGCAATTTAAAAAACAAGACCACATCATCCGTTGATAACTCCGGAAAAATAGGCCGCCGTTTTCTTCAACCCTTCAGCAAGTGGAACTGTCGGCTGCCAATTTAGAAGCGAAGTGGCCCGTTCGATATTTGGCTTACGCTGTTTTGGGTCATCCTGCGGCAGCGGCAGGTATTTGATGCGGATATCTTTGCCTGTGGCGATGCCGACTTCGTCCGCTAGTTCCTTCATGGTGAACTCGCCGGGATTGCCGAGGTTGACCGGCATGTGAACATCGTCGCCCTCGGCGTTCATCAGTTTGATGATGCCGTCCACGAGGTCGCTGACGTAGCAGAACGAACGTGTCTGCGAGCCGTCGCCGTAGATCGTCAATTCCTCGCCTCTCAGTGCCTGAACGATGAAATTCGATACCACGCGACCGTCATTCTCCAGCATTCGCGTCCCGTAAGTGTTGAAAATACGCACGATACGCGTGTCAACGTTGCTTTGGCGGTGGTAATCCATCATAAGTGTTTCAGCAACGCGTTTGCCTTCGTCGTAACAGCTTCTGAGGCCGATCGGGTTGACGTTGCCCCAGTAGCTTTCCGTCTGCGGATGCTCGATCGGGTCGCCGTAAACTTCGCTGGTCGATGCTTGCAGGATCCTCGCTTTTACGCGTTTCGCGAGCCCGAGCATATTGATCATTCCCATCACATTTGTTTTGACGGTCTTGACCGGGTTGTACTGATAGTGAACCGGCGATGCGGGACACGCGAAATTATAGACCTGATCGACCTCTAGAAAGATCGGCTCCGTCACGTCGTGCCGGATGACCTCAAACTGCTTGTTGTCGATGAGGTGAGCGATATTCACCTTGCGGCCGGTGAAAAAGTTATCGAGGCAGATGACCTCGTTGCCCTCATTGAGAAGGCGTTCACACAAATGTGAACCGATGAATCCGGCTCCGCCGGTTACAAGTATTCGCATAAACCGCTATTTTCCCACAATTCCATTATTATGACCATAATTCGCTGGCCAAAGCACTGAAAAAGGCGAATCGAAGTGAAACTCGATTCGCCGTCGTAGTGATGCACTGCCTTCTACTACTTCTTTTTTGGGGTTGGAGCAGTTGTTGGTGGAGCCTTCAAATTCGTTTCAAACAGCTTAAAGATCCGCTTGTATTCGTCCGCCCAACTGGTCGGCTGCTCAAACCCGTGGTCCTCGACCGGATAACCGGCAAGTTCCCAGTTCTCCTTTCGAAGCTCGATCAGCTTTTGAGCAAGGCGAACGCTGTCCTGATAGTGTACGTTGACGTCAACCATTCCGTGGCAGATGAGAAGTGCCCCTTTTAATCCGGCGGCGTGGTAGATCGGCGAACTCCTGCGGTAGGCCTCACGATCGCTTTGCGGCAGATTGAGAATATTTGACGTGTAGCCGTTATTGTAATGAGCCCAATCGGTCACTGGACGCAGTGCTGCACCGGCCGCGAAGACGTCCGGCGTCGTAAACATGGCCATCAAGGTAATAAATCCACCATACGAACCGCCATAAAGGCCGACGCGTTTCGCGTCTACGCCGTGCTCTTTGACAAGATAATCCACCGCATCGACGTGATCGGTCAGGTCCTTGCCGCCCATAAAGCGGTAGATGCCGGTTCGCCAATCGCGTCCGTAGCCCGCTGAGCCGCGATAGTCGATATCCAAAACAGCGTAGCCCTTTTCCATCAAAAGATGATGGAACATATATTCGCGGTAATAGCTGCTCCACCAGTTATGGACGTTTTGCAGGTAACCGGCACCGTGAACGAACAGAACCGCCGGGCCGCCCTTTTTGAAATTCGCGGGTTTATATAAACGGCCGTAAACCGTCGCACCGTCACGGGCCTTGAAATTGACGATCGGCGGGGCGATCCAGTTATAAGACTTCCATTCGTCGGTCGGGGAATTCGTGACTTGTTTTATCTCGGCTTCTGTCGTGCCGGCTTTGTTCGGAGCGAGGTAGAGCTCCGTCGGCTTGTTGGCGAATGATCGGAGAATAGCCAGCTTTGCCTGGTCCGGCGATACGATGGCTTGATTGTTCCCCGGCATCGAGGTCAGGCGGGTGCGAGCCCCACCGTCAAAGGACATTGAGTACAGATTGCGTTCAAAAAAGCTGCCTTCGCTCGACGTGAAATAGAACTTCGTCTTGTCCTCCGATAGCCGAACATCGGAAACTTCGAATGTGCCCGAGGTTAATTGAACAGGCGTTCCACCGTCGATCGAGACCATGTAAAGGTGAGAAAACCCGTCGCGTTCCCATTGAAAGAACACTCGCTTATTATCGGGCAGCCAGCCAAGCGAAAATCCGCCCGGGCCGC
Protein-coding sequences here:
- a CDS encoding GDP-mannose 4,6-dehydratase translates to MKILITGGAGFIGSHLSDKLIAEGHQITVIDDLSTGRYSNIAHLEDKPGFRLIIDTVLNSALMEELIRETDRVYHMASAVGVRLIMEQPVKTIETIFHGTDTVLKFCSRYRKRVLIPSTSEVYGKGISVPFNEDDDLLTGATDKHRWAYACAKTLDEFLALAHWKETQLPVVVCRLFNTVGPRQTGQYGMVVPRFVQAALKNETIEVHGDGTQSRCFGHVLDVVEGLTRLIETPACFGTVVNLGNSEEVSINDLAKRAIDLTGSTSQIKYLTYDEVYGDGFEDMQRRVPNLEKAKRLIGYQPTRSLDDIINDVADEMRGTPSESKMHA
- a CDS encoding SDR family oxidoreductase encodes the protein MRILVTGGAGFIGSHLCERLLNEGNEVICLDNFFTGRKVNIAHLIDNKQFEVIRHDVTEPIFLEVDQVYNFACPASPVHYQYNPVKTVKTNVMGMINMLGLAKRVKARILQASTSEVYGDPIEHPQTESYWGNVNPIGLRSCYDEGKRVAETLMMDYHRQSNVDTRIVRIFNTYGTRMLENDGRVVSNFIVQALRGEELTIYGDGSQTRSFCYVSDLVDGIIKLMNAEGDDVHMPVNLGNPGEFTMKELADEVGIATGKDIRIKYLPLPQDDPKQRKPNIERATSLLNWQPTVPLAEGLKKTAAYFSGVING
- a CDS encoding S9 family peptidase, which codes for MKSILSFIFIVAFCLNPLAANAQQAVPAKKFDLTIDNIMRGPDLVGYEPTGVRWSPDSKKVYFSWKRAGEPRNADIATYVVDADGSGLRKLSEEEAKQAPPNGDVSDDKKTTVYTDSGDIFLYNNQTGERRQITKTADIEANPRFVGDQRHISFTRQNNLYSFSLDSGLLEQLTDIRPAGGPGGGPGGPAGANNDAARRGTDSQETLKKEERELLDVVRERAEKREADEKKRKARETRKPFQLTQGQTAGNLSLTPDGRSVIVVVNESATGAKNTIVPNYVTESAYTEDIPSRSKVGDVQGRSRIAIISVENGESKWVDHGQRLPAAAPTPRAEGNSTSEAALERTAGQGQGTNRGQAGPPQPRDRDVQLSPPQWSNDGKNAVMQARSADNKDRWIMQLDLATGKAKVLATIHDDAWVGGPGGFSLGWLPDNKRVFFQWERDGFSHLYMVSIDGGTPVQLTSGTFEVSDVRLSEDKTKFYFTSSEGSFFERNLYSMSFDGGARTRLTSMPGNNQAIVSPDQAKLAILRSFANKPTELYLAPNKAGTTEAEIKQVTNSPTDEWKSYNWIAPPIVNFKARDGATVYGRLYKPANFKKGGPAVLFVHGAGYLQNVHNWWSSYYREYMFHHLLMEKGYAVLDIDYRGSAGYGRDWRTGIYRFMGGKDLTDHVDAVDYLVKEHGVDAKRVGLYGGSYGGFITLMAMFTTPDVFAAGAALRPVTDWAHYNNGYTSNILNLPQSDREAYRRSSPIYHAAGLKGALLICHGMVDVNVHYQDSVRLAQKLIELRKENWELAGYPVEDHGFEQPTSWADEYKRIFKLFETNLKAPPTTAPTPKKK